Proteins found in one Fibrobacter succinogenes genomic segment:
- the rpoB gene encoding DNA-directed RNA polymerase subunit beta has protein sequence MTTERKSYSSNKFHLELPYLIEVQKASYEQFLQKDIPQEKRMNVGLERVFRDIFPITDDKDLYSLKYEGYYFGIPKYSIPECRERGLTYSMELFATLSLQVFEKDGEESKLKEEIKNDVLVCELPIMTENGTFIINGAERVVVSQLHRSPGVSFDEEMQPNGRSDYKSRIIPHRGAWVEFNTEGDILYLIIDRKKKLAATAMLRCIGFETTQDILNLFYKKTDEIVLDDAAFNDFDKEGVCTLINRIIFNDVIDEETGEIILEANTVIDDKKLERLRESSVEKITVLSKEEDNLLIHYTLAADKTKSREDALKAVYSVTHQQQEEAPNLQTAERYFDELFLNDPHKYDLGEVGRYRLNAKVYTAAILAKVKEVAERFDRVNEFKMPSVTQMTMSKTDFLAIIEYMVGLFNGDEGYTLDDIDHLGNRRTRSVGELLAGQISVGLSRMSRVIRENLSLHSEEEQTTPRELVNTRMVSTVVQAFFGQSQLSQFMDQMNPLSELTHKRRLSALGPGGLTRERAGFEVRDVHYTHYGRLCPIETPEGPNIGLINSLASYAVVNHFGFIETPYRIVGLVEFKDAQGNKCYFPEEKWHFGIFKGFVHDPHLFVELELTQKEIDTVRLNLDNRQRELFEGFVNKVFQIKDADGNVSYSKNGFALDDFDGTPDYVQVGDVVEQIVSDYISYLTADEEDSFKVAPASTELDEDNRFKGDMDGYVIVRDKSEYPHLMKQDSIAIGDTETERIDLMDVAPMQIVSVAAGLIPFLEHDDANRALMGSNMQRQAVPLLRAEAPVVGTGLERRAALDSGTVVRAKHDGKVTFVDARNITVQRGKMVNGVFEPLTGLGENYEFLGKDPIDEYKLRKFERSNQDSCINQKPIVNVGDFVKVGDVLADGVSTDHGELALGKNILIGFLPWNGYNYEDAVIISEELAIKDTFTSIHIEEYEMEVRDTKRGPEELTREIPNVGEDALRNLDENGVIRVGAEVGPDDILVGKVTPKGETELTPEERLLRAIFGEKAGDVRDSSLKAPPGMKGVVLETRIFSKKDKADKKSKEKDQETIEEIRMNFQSQIDRIKDACREHLFDLLAGKSAGKVMDNETHELLIREGQTYNEQNLRFIDVTKVSPLSTFVVDDDDLQDKVLSLVLVARDNLDTLTRTMEKEIDKVTKGDELKPGVLKSVKVYIAKKRCLSIGDKMAGRHGNKGVVSRIVPVEDMPFTEDGRPLQILLNPLGVPSRMNIGQVLEVHLGWAAKTLGFKVTTPVFDGAKFEDICKELEKAYQKNPIVNYEMDPDNNKIIGKAKLYDGKTGEALLNPVTIGYMYYLKLGHLVDDKIHARSIGSYALVTQQPLGGKSQFGGQRFGEMEVWAMEAYGAAYTLQELLTVKSDDVQGRSKVYDAIVKGQNTPKPGIPESFNVMIREVHSLGLDIETTGDK, from the coding sequence ATGACGACGGAGCGAAAGTCTTATTCCTCCAACAAGTTCCACCTGGAACTCCCGTACCTGATCGAAGTCCAGAAGGCTTCGTACGAGCAATTCCTTCAAAAGGACATTCCCCAAGAGAAAAGGATGAATGTCGGGCTTGAACGCGTGTTCCGCGATATCTTCCCGATCACCGATGACAAGGATTTGTATTCCTTGAAGTATGAAGGATATTATTTCGGCATCCCGAAATACAGCATCCCCGAATGCCGTGAGCGCGGTCTCACGTATTCCATGGAACTTTTCGCAACTCTCTCCCTCCAGGTGTTTGAAAAGGACGGAGAAGAAAGCAAGCTCAAGGAAGAAATCAAGAACGATGTCTTGGTTTGCGAACTTCCTATCATGACCGAGAACGGAACGTTTATCATTAACGGCGCCGAACGCGTCGTCGTTTCGCAGTTGCACCGTTCTCCTGGTGTGAGCTTTGACGAAGAAATGCAACCCAACGGCCGCTCCGACTACAAGAGCCGTATTATTCCGCATCGCGGCGCATGGGTTGAATTCAACACCGAAGGCGACATCCTTTACCTCATCATCGACCGCAAGAAGAAGCTCGCTGCAACGGCTATGCTTCGCTGCATCGGTTTCGAAACCACTCAGGACATCTTGAACCTCTTCTACAAGAAGACCGACGAAATTGTCCTCGACGATGCCGCATTTAACGACTTTGACAAGGAAGGTGTCTGCACCCTCATCAACCGCATCATCTTCAATGACGTGATTGACGAAGAAACGGGTGAAATCATCCTCGAAGCCAACACTGTTATCGACGACAAGAAGCTCGAACGTCTCCGCGAAAGCAGTGTCGAAAAGATTACCGTGCTCTCCAAGGAAGAAGACAACCTCCTCATCCACTACACCCTCGCTGCCGACAAGACCAAGTCCCGCGAAGACGCTCTCAAGGCTGTCTACTCCGTGACCCACCAGCAGCAGGAAGAAGCTCCGAACCTCCAGACCGCCGAACGCTACTTCGACGAACTCTTCCTCAACGACCCGCACAAGTACGATCTTGGCGAAGTCGGTCGTTACCGCTTGAACGCAAAGGTTTACACCGCTGCTATTCTTGCCAAGGTTAAGGAAGTTGCCGAACGCTTCGACCGCGTCAACGAATTCAAGATGCCGTCTGTGACCCAGATGACGATGAGCAAGACTGACTTCCTTGCTATCATCGAATACATGGTCGGCCTCTTCAACGGCGACGAAGGCTACACTCTTGACGATATCGACCACTTGGGCAACCGTCGTACACGTTCCGTGGGCGAACTCCTTGCCGGTCAGATTTCCGTCGGCCTTTCCCGTATGTCTCGCGTCATCCGCGAAAACCTTTCTCTCCATTCCGAAGAAGAACAGACGACTCCGCGCGAACTCGTGAATACTCGCATGGTTTCTACTGTCGTCCAGGCATTCTTTGGCCAGAGCCAGTTGTCCCAGTTCATGGACCAGATGAACCCGCTTTCTGAACTTACTCACAAGCGTCGTCTCTCCGCTCTTGGTCCTGGTGGTCTTACCCGTGAACGTGCAGGCTTCGAAGTCCGTGACGTTCACTACACGCACTATGGCCGTCTCTGCCCGATCGAAACTCCGGAAGGTCCGAACATCGGTCTTATCAACTCCCTCGCTTCTTACGCCGTGGTGAACCACTTCGGCTTCATCGAAACTCCGTATCGTATCGTGGGTCTCGTTGAATTCAAGGACGCTCAGGGCAACAAGTGCTACTTCCCGGAAGAAAAGTGGCATTTCGGTATCTTCAAGGGCTTCGTTCATGATCCGCACCTCTTCGTGGAACTTGAACTCACCCAGAAGGAAATCGACACCGTTCGCTTGAACCTCGACAACCGCCAGCGCGAATTGTTCGAAGGCTTCGTGAACAAGGTGTTCCAGATCAAGGATGCCGACGGTAACGTTTCTTACAGCAAGAACGGTTTTGCTCTCGATGATTTCGACGGCACTCCGGATTACGTACAGGTGGGCGACGTCGTGGAACAGATTGTTTCCGACTACATCAGCTACCTCACTGCTGACGAAGAAGATTCCTTCAAGGTCGCTCCGGCTTCTACCGAACTCGACGAAGACAACCGCTTCAAGGGCGACATGGACGGCTACGTCATCGTCCGCGACAAGAGCGAATACCCGCACTTGATGAAGCAGGATTCCATCGCTATTGGCGACACCGAAACCGAACGTATCGACCTCATGGACGTGGCTCCGATGCAGATCGTGTCTGTCGCAGCAGGCCTCATCCCGTTCCTTGAACACGATGACGCTAACCGTGCATTGATGGGTTCTAACATGCAGCGCCAGGCTGTGCCTCTGCTCCGCGCCGAAGCTCCGGTCGTGGGTACGGGTCTCGAACGTCGTGCCGCTCTCGACTCGGGTACGGTTGTCCGTGCAAAGCATGACGGTAAGGTCACGTTTGTTGACGCTCGCAACATCACTGTGCAGCGTGGCAAGATGGTGAACGGCGTATTTGAACCGCTCACTGGCCTTGGCGAAAACTATGAATTCCTCGGCAAGGATCCGATTGACGAATACAAGCTCCGCAAGTTTGAACGTTCCAACCAGGATTCCTGCATCAACCAGAAGCCGATTGTGAACGTTGGTGACTTTGTGAAGGTCGGCGACGTCTTGGCTGACGGTGTTTCTACTGACCACGGCGAACTCGCTCTCGGTAAGAACATCCTCATCGGCTTCCTCCCGTGGAACGGTTATAACTACGAAGACGCTGTCATTATCTCCGAAGAACTCGCTATCAAGGACACGTTCACTTCTATCCATATCGAAGAATACGAAATGGAAGTGCGCGACACCAAGCGCGGTCCGGAAGAATTGACTCGTGAAATTCCGAACGTCGGTGAAGACGCTCTCCGTAACCTCGACGAAAACGGCGTGATCCGCGTCGGTGCTGAAGTCGGTCCGGACGATATCCTCGTCGGTAAGGTTACCCCGAAGGGCGAAACCGAACTCACTCCGGAAGAACGTTTGCTCCGTGCCATCTTCGGCGAAAAGGCCGGCGATGTGCGCGATTCTTCTCTCAAGGCTCCTCCGGGAATGAAGGGCGTCGTGCTCGAAACCCGTATCTTCAGCAAGAAGGACAAGGCCGACAAGAAGAGCAAGGAAAAGGATCAGGAAACCATCGAAGAAATTCGTATGAATTTCCAGAGCCAGATTGACCGCATCAAGGATGCATGCCGTGAACACTTGTTCGACCTCCTCGCAGGCAAGTCTGCCGGCAAGGTCATGGACAACGAAACTCACGAACTCTTGATCCGCGAAGGTCAGACTTATAACGAACAGAACCTCAGATTCATCGACGTCACGAAGGTTTCTCCGCTCTCCACGTTCGTTGTGGATGACGATGACCTCCAGGACAAGGTGCTTTCTCTCGTTCTCGTCGCTCGCGACAACCTCGATACCCTTACCCGCACGATGGAAAAGGAAATCGACAAGGTTACGAAGGGTGACGAACTCAAGCCGGGCGTTCTCAAGAGCGTCAAGGTCTACATCGCGAAGAAGCGTTGCCTCTCCATCGGTGACAAGATGGCAGGTCGCCACGGTAACAAGGGTGTCGTTTCGAGAATCGTTCCAGTCGAAGACATGCCGTTCACTGAAGACGGTCGTCCGCTCCAGATTCTTCTGAACCCGCTAGGCGTGCCTTCTCGTATGAACATCGGTCAGGTGCTTGAAGTTCACTTGGGCTGGGCTGCAAAGACTCTCGGCTTCAAGGTGACGACTCCTGTGTTCGATGGTGCCAAGTTCGAAGATATCTGCAAGGAACTCGAAAAGGCTTACCAGAAGAACCCGATCGTGAACTACGAAATGGATCCGGATAACAACAAGATTATCGGTAAGGCAAAGCTTTACGACGGCAAGACCGGTGAAGCCCTCCTCAACCCGGTGACCATCGGTTACATGTACTACCTCAAGCTCGGTCACTTGGTTGACGACAAGATCCACGCACGTTCTATCGGTAGCTACGCTCTCGTGACGCAGCAGCCGCTTGGCGGTAAGAGCCAGTTCGGTGGTCAGCGCTTCGGTGAAATGGAAGTGTGGGCTATGGAAGCTTACGGCGCCGCTTATACGTTGCAGGAACTCCTCACCGTCAAGTCTGACGATGTGCAGGGCCGTTCCAAGGTCTATGACGCCATTGTCAAGGGTCAGAATACTCCGAAGCCGGGTATCCCTGAATCCTTCAATGTTATGATTCGCGAAGTTCATTCTTTGGGTCTTGATATCGAGACCACTGGAGACAAGTAA